The genomic stretch TTGCGCGTTCACATTTTCGACAATATACAGGACTCGATGTAGAGGTTTTTCGTCGCCAATGCGTACAAATATCGCCTTACTCCAACCGTGAATCTTTCCATGAAAAATTTCTGATATCACATTTGAATCCTTCATGCGTTCTGGCAATGTTGAAAGAATTGTAAAGTTCTTGATGGTTTCAACACTTTCTGGACAAGCAAGATTCGACATGATATTGGTAATGCTTTCTTGTAGAGTGCTGCCGCACTTCATGAATTTATCGATGAATTCGTTACTCTTGATAGGGAACGCAGTGTTGGTTTCAAGATCAAGTACATGCATCGAAATGTACAGTTCGGTGACGGCGTGAGTGATAGCTGTGAAAAACTCCGCAGAGTTCACAGGAAGGTCTGCTACAAATTTTTTGTAATTGTCCATAAAATCATTGCTCCTTATACCTGTAAAATATATTCATTTCAATGGGAAAAAAATAAGACCTTTTTCTAAAGAGTGGTGTCATTAATGTTTTTATCCACTTTATTTATAGGAAAATTATGTAAAATGTTGCTTGGTGTAGGGGAATTTCTATATTTGGCCGCAAATGAACAGGCTACTTGATTTTGATAGCGAGCATTTGTGGCACCCGTATGCGGCGCTGAAGAATACTCCGGCCAGGTTCCTTGCAAAATCCGCTCATGGAACGACGATTGAAACGGCCGACGGTTTGAAACTGATTGATGCGGTATCGAGTTGGTGGTGCATGGCGCACGGGCATAACGCCCCTGAAATCGTCGAGGCGATTCAGAAGCAGAGCGAAAAGATGTGCCATGTGATGTTCGGCGGCTTTACGCACGAACCTGCGATTGAACTCGGCGAAAAACTGGTGAATTTTTTGCCGGAAGGTCTCAACAAGATTTTCTTTGCGGATTCGGGAAGCATCGCCGTGGAATGCAGCGCCAAGATGGCGGTGCAGTACCAGCATTCGCTCTCGCGCCCGGAACGTTGCAAGTTGGTCGCCTTGAAGGGCGGCTACCACGGCGATACTGCTGGCGCGATGGCGCTTTCTGACCCTGACGGAATGCATACGCTTTTCCGCGGAATTATGCCGCACCATTACTTTGCGGAACGCCCGAACTGCCGCTTTGACGAAGTCTGGAATCCGGCGGATTTCGCTTCGATGGAGCGCGTTGTCGAGGAACACAAGGATGAAATCGCTGCCGTGATTTGCGAGCCCGTGTTCCAGGGCGGAAACGGCATGTGGCTTTATAATGCGGGCTACTTGAAGGCTCTCCGCGAACTTTGCGACCGCTACGGCATCCTGTTGATTTTGGACGAAATTGCTTCGGGCTTTTTCCGCACGGGCCCGCGCTTTGCGATGGAACATGCTGGCATTAAGCCGGATATTATGTGTATCGGCAAGGCGCTCACGGGCGGAAGCATTACGATGGCAGCTTGCGTTGCATCTGAGAAGGTTGCCGAAACAATTACGAACAGCAAGATTCCTGCCTTTATGCATGGCCCTACTTACATGGCGAACCCGTTGGCTTGTGCTGCGGGAATCGCTTCGCTTTCGCTGTTTGAAAGTCGCGATTATGCCACGAGTGTCGCTCGGATTGAAAAGCGTTTGAAGGCGAATTTGGAACCGCTACGTTCGCTTGAAAATGCGGCGGATGTGCGTGTTCTCGGTG from uncultured Fibrobacter sp. encodes the following:
- the bioA gene encoding adenosylmethionine--8-amino-7-oxononanoate transaminase; the encoded protein is MNRLLDFDSEHLWHPYAALKNTPARFLAKSAHGTTIETADGLKLIDAVSSWWCMAHGHNAPEIVEAIQKQSEKMCHVMFGGFTHEPAIELGEKLVNFLPEGLNKIFFADSGSIAVECSAKMAVQYQHSLSRPERCKLVALKGGYHGDTAGAMALSDPDGMHTLFRGIMPHHYFAERPNCRFDEVWNPADFASMERVVEEHKDEIAAVICEPVFQGGNGMWLYNAGYLKALRELCDRYGILLILDEIASGFFRTGPRFAMEHAGIKPDIMCIGKALTGGSITMAACVASEKVAETITNSKIPAFMHGPTYMANPLACAAGIASLSLFESRDYATSVARIEKRLKANLEPLRSLENAADVRVLGAIGVLELKAKPSADDILRVIRETGVWLRPFCNYVYTMPPLITTDSEVDRICEAIKMIGECEPAPVVEGEDEFHE